The following coding sequences lie in one Terriglobia bacterium genomic window:
- the iscX gene encoding Fe-S cluster assembly protein IscX, with product MPTDLHWDDTEDIGLLLADTYPDINPLEVRFTDLHRMITELPTFVDDPKKSTEGKLEAIQMAWNEEYEDRHAA from the coding sequence ATGCCCACTGACCTTCACTGGGACGACACCGAAGACATCGGCCTGCTGCTGGCGGATACCTACCCCGACATCAACCCGCTTGAGGTGCGCTTCACCGATCTTCACCGCATGATTACCGAGCTGCCCACCTTTGTGGACGACCCCAAGAAGTCCACGGAAGGCAAGCTGGAAGCCATCCAAATGGCCTGGAACGAGGAGTACGAAGACCGCCACGCCGCGTGA